One Erythrobacter sp. SDW2 genomic region harbors:
- a CDS encoding nuclease-related domain-containing DEAD/DEAH box helicase: protein MFGFLTEVGFSAYDVALHSLNIGHHEYKRWGEADFFLVGRRGILLLEVKGGRVACKDGMWEFTNRNNETNRKKEGPAEQAKSAYFSLEKNYLNPKFYRELHGVPRGWAVVFTDIPRLANDGSTLLPEHPDEITAYEEDCKGHNSFKKFLARAYDHWASKQRNAVELSPQLVKAISDSLRPNFERVPSLNSQLRDMEQRLYQFTDEQYEKLDAISENERILVAGGAGTGKTFVAAACARYEEAEGRSVLFLTRSSYLAGFLSNQGLPSGVTVATIDEVQRFHDQGKTWDVLVVDEGQDLCSLECIDLVDGVLTGGWENGRWRWFGDPNYQVSPSFPVDQDCLDYLKSKGVATNLKNNIRNAGKIVEAIKLLAGADVGKPSSKPDSGIVDLQLVEAESEILPRAVAAVRKWLSDDEQLPRNSIALLVPSSVEIDKAVDLLDSKNVRSEALSKRALGGKPRDCVLVATIEDFKGLERPLVCVAGLGQEHGFASSAYKGISRANHGLTLVATREAVAELTGKAANHGAS, encoded by the coding sequence GTGTTCGGATTTCTCACGGAAGTGGGCTTTAGTGCCTACGACGTTGCGCTTCATTCACTCAACATCGGCCACCACGAGTACAAGCGATGGGGCGAAGCGGATTTTTTCCTGGTCGGGCGGCGCGGTATTCTCCTTCTCGAGGTGAAGGGCGGTCGGGTCGCATGCAAGGACGGTATGTGGGAATTCACCAACCGCAACAACGAAACGAACCGCAAGAAGGAAGGCCCCGCCGAGCAGGCCAAGTCTGCATATTTTTCGCTGGAAAAGAACTACCTCAATCCCAAGTTCTACCGCGAGTTGCACGGAGTGCCCCGCGGTTGGGCGGTGGTGTTTACCGATATCCCTAGGCTCGCCAACGACGGCTCAACCTTGTTGCCCGAGCATCCAGACGAGATCACGGCTTACGAAGAAGACTGCAAGGGTCACAACTCGTTCAAGAAGTTCTTGGCGAGGGCTTATGACCATTGGGCATCAAAGCAAAGGAACGCGGTTGAGCTCTCGCCGCAGCTGGTCAAGGCGATCTCGGATTCGCTGCGGCCGAACTTCGAACGCGTTCCTTCTCTGAACAGCCAGCTGCGTGACATGGAGCAAAGGCTCTACCAGTTCACCGACGAGCAATACGAAAAGCTTGACGCCATTTCCGAGAACGAACGGATACTCGTCGCGGGTGGCGCGGGTACCGGCAAGACGTTCGTAGCGGCCGCTTGCGCACGTTACGAAGAAGCAGAGGGGCGCTCGGTTCTCTTCCTGACCCGCAGCAGCTACCTGGCTGGTTTCCTGTCCAACCAGGGATTGCCCAGCGGGGTTACCGTCGCCACGATCGACGAGGTCCAGAGGTTTCACGATCAAGGGAAAACATGGGACGTGCTCGTGGTCGACGAAGGGCAAGACCTTTGCTCTTTAGAATGCATCGACCTCGTGGACGGCGTATTGACAGGAGGCTGGGAGAACGGTCGCTGGCGCTGGTTCGGCGATCCCAATTACCAGGTCTCCCCGAGTTTCCCGGTGGATCAGGATTGCCTCGACTACCTCAAGTCCAAGGGTGTTGCGACCAACCTCAAGAACAATATCCGCAACGCGGGAAAAATCGTCGAGGCAATCAAGCTCTTGGCGGGAGCGGATGTCGGCAAGCCAAGCAGCAAGCCTGATAGCGGGATCGTCGACCTTCAGCTGGTTGAGGCCGAAAGCGAAATCCTTCCCCGGGCAGTTGCAGCGGTCCGAAAATGGTTGAGTGACGATGAGCAACTGCCGCGAAACTCGATCGCGTTGCTGGTGCCTAGCAGTGTTGAAATCGACAAGGCGGTGGACCTCCTCGACTCGAAGAACGTGCGGTCAGAAGCATTGAGCAAGCGGGCCCTTGGCGGGAAACCTCGTGACTGTGTACTCGTTGCGACGATCGAAGACTTCAAGGGCTTGGAACGACCGCTCGTTTGCGTGGCAGGACTGGGGCAGGAGCACGGTTTTGCCTCGAGCGCCTACAAGGGAATTTCGCGCGCGAACCACGGCCTCACACTGGTCGCGACCCGCGAAGCTGTCGCCGAACTGACCGGCAAGGCCGCCAACCATGGCGCGTCGTAG
- a CDS encoding S24 family peptidase: MEQVREELDRLIQQRRLGYSAISRMIGRNSAYIQQFIKRGSPRRLDDNDRRTLASFFGVDEQVLGGPPLPARDGLIEIPVLDVDASAGFGAIAESETAHTRFGFDERWLKRLTPAKSPSLSIIHVLGDSMEPTLSDGDEVMVDASDHGSRLRDGIYVLRADDALVVKRVTLKPGGRKITISSDNPAYPSWDDVDRSGIQVVGRVIWFGRAI, from the coding sequence ATGGAACAAGTACGAGAAGAACTCGATAGGCTGATCCAGCAAAGGCGGCTGGGATACTCCGCGATCTCTCGCATGATTGGACGTAACTCCGCGTATATCCAGCAGTTCATCAAGCGAGGATCTCCTCGTCGGCTCGATGATAACGACCGGCGAACGCTGGCAAGTTTCTTCGGTGTCGATGAGCAGGTCCTAGGTGGCCCACCGTTGCCGGCCCGCGACGGCTTGATCGAGATCCCGGTGCTCGATGTCGATGCATCGGCCGGTTTCGGGGCGATTGCCGAGAGCGAAACGGCGCATACCCGGTTCGGCTTCGACGAACGGTGGCTCAAGCGACTTACCCCGGCGAAGAGCCCCAGCCTCTCGATCATCCACGTCTTGGGCGATTCCATGGAGCCCACGCTCAGCGACGGCGACGAGGTCATGGTCGATGCGTCTGACCACGGTTCTCGCCTCCGCGACGGGATCTATGTCCTGCGGGCCGACGATGCCCTTGTCGTAAAGCGCGTCACCCTCAAGCCCGGTGGACGCAAGATCACGATCAGCAGTGACAATCCCGCCTACCCCAGCTGGGACGACGTCGACCGGTCAGGAATCCAGGTGGTCGGCCGCGTGATTTGGTTTGGTCGCGCCATTTGA
- a CDS encoding DUF262 domain-containing protein, with product MAEGEESQSDDLHEAELQNAADSEEQEFDDEEVDEESEELPEPPKRYNVSSYGWDSDVEGLVKRLKRGDIYIPGFQRGFVWNGPEKSRFIESLILGLPVPNVFLAQDAKTKSLNIVDGQQRLRSLGDFMDGKFYLTGKEIQEDLRGCYFSKDVAKAPTSKVLSDSDARALADAVLHSIVIKPDPTHDDPERGHEYNQAIVQIFRRLNTSGKPLQAHEIRTSIFYGPLDTMIRDLNNFEPWRELFGKPHSRLKDMELILRFVALKENLDGYKSPMPRFLDTFMEEHREMSTEKVEEVAQAFRDVTTWVANTIGREGLRSGNTLTVSRFDAVMAGYDAYLIAHPEPDAEQLKAKLQELEADPDYQWSIEEFVNDTDRVKKRLERARAIFGD from the coding sequence TTGGCTGAAGGTGAAGAGTCACAGAGCGATGATTTGCACGAAGCTGAGTTGCAAAATGCGGCTGACAGCGAGGAGCAAGAATTCGACGATGAGGAAGTAGACGAGGAATCTGAGGAACTCCCGGAGCCACCGAAGCGCTACAATGTTAGCAGCTATGGATGGGACTCTGACGTGGAAGGTCTGGTCAAGAGGCTCAAGCGCGGAGATATCTACATTCCAGGTTTCCAGCGTGGGTTCGTATGGAACGGGCCGGAGAAATCTCGCTTCATCGAATCCCTTATTCTCGGGTTGCCAGTGCCGAACGTGTTCTTGGCACAGGATGCTAAGACCAAGAGCCTCAACATAGTCGATGGCCAGCAACGACTGCGCTCGCTCGGCGATTTCATGGATGGAAAGTTCTACCTTACGGGTAAGGAAATCCAGGAAGATCTTAGGGGCTGCTATTTCTCGAAAGATGTAGCGAAGGCGCCGACTTCGAAGGTCTTGAGCGATAGCGATGCTAGGGCACTTGCTGACGCGGTGCTCCATTCGATCGTTATCAAGCCTGATCCGACTCACGATGATCCAGAACGGGGACACGAATACAATCAGGCAATCGTGCAAATTTTCCGCCGCCTGAACACCTCGGGAAAGCCTCTACAGGCGCACGAAATCCGGACGAGCATCTTTTACGGCCCGCTGGACACGATGATCCGGGATCTAAACAATTTCGAGCCATGGCGCGAACTGTTCGGAAAACCGCACTCGCGCTTAAAAGACATGGAACTGATCCTTCGCTTCGTAGCGCTGAAGGAAAATCTCGATGGCTACAAGTCCCCGATGCCGCGCTTCTTGGACACCTTCATGGAGGAGCATCGAGAGATGTCTACGGAGAAGGTCGAGGAAGTCGCGCAAGCATTTCGGGATGTCACGACCTGGGTAGCGAATACGATCGGCCGTGAAGGCCTACGAAGTGGGAACACGCTTACCGTTTCGCGGTTCGATGCCGTCATGGCAGGCTATGACGCATACCTTATTGCGCACCCTGAGCCCGACGCAGAGCAATTGAAGGCCAAGCTTCAAGAACTTGAGGCTGACCCCGACTATCAATGGTCAATCGAAGAGTTCGTGAACGATACGGACCGGGTCAAGAAGCGTCTCGAACGCGCCCGAGCCATATTTGGGGATTGA
- the drmB gene encoding DUF1998 domain-containing protein, with amino-acid sequence MPKPTIRSAQLISPFGVGSLCEIDGQSFFVRGTGSWAKGYNLEKIEVGSLTDWLRPRQLRKPTESVAILRFPHWHFCPECRKMTRWTPEKDKQNLKDDGSLPKPTCDGGKCKNARLVPMRFVAACDNGHIDEIDWYWWAHRSHEPAKHGACSRQTSRLHFEVTGKSGGDFSSMVIRCSCGSSGNLEGIADGPLPQKCRGYQPGEQSSTCVDPDNKKNPGAPKPLYMEPRGSSSLHYASVISALDIDGDTEKDSWEKLRTDAIYQNTLQTARMLAGLQGGDTTMAIQTSRPSLEARANDVGISVEDALACFEADLGTSPAETGPTPPAGEISQQSILDQEFPVLANPKGQNSRWLIARPEKPTSRFGLDELFERFVRVERLREVRAFRGFQRRNVSEKHAMISPSLGRQQPDWLPAMMVLGEGVFLEFSNSAIAGWRKENEEQIEEFTQSHLVGAEALGLPVRMGFNANPTFIMVHSFAHLLLNQLSFDCGYSSTSLRERIYCGTDSEPYAGLLIYTADSDAEGSMGGLSEMGAPERLEDVIYRAVSRSQWCSGDPVCRELDAQGVDGLNRAACHACSLVAETSCTFSNVLLDRVLVSGDGRKNGRGVREPVGYFSKVLEV; translated from the coding sequence TTGCCCAAGCCAACAATTCGTAGCGCGCAGCTCATAAGCCCATTCGGTGTTGGCTCGCTATGCGAGATCGACGGCCAGTCCTTTTTTGTCCGCGGCACGGGAAGCTGGGCGAAGGGCTACAATCTCGAGAAGATCGAGGTGGGATCGCTCACCGATTGGCTCCGGCCTCGCCAGCTGAGAAAACCAACGGAATCGGTCGCTATACTGCGGTTCCCGCATTGGCACTTTTGCCCGGAATGCCGCAAGATGACCCGGTGGACCCCGGAAAAAGACAAGCAAAACCTAAAGGACGACGGCAGTCTTCCCAAGCCAACCTGTGACGGCGGGAAGTGCAAGAACGCCAGGCTGGTTCCCATGCGGTTCGTTGCGGCTTGCGACAATGGCCACATCGACGAGATCGATTGGTACTGGTGGGCGCACCGGTCACACGAGCCCGCGAAACATGGTGCATGCAGCCGTCAAACATCGAGGCTCCACTTCGAGGTAACTGGCAAGAGCGGCGGTGACTTCTCGAGCATGGTCATACGGTGCAGTTGCGGATCATCTGGTAACTTGGAGGGGATAGCAGATGGCCCGCTCCCACAGAAATGCCGTGGCTACCAACCCGGAGAGCAATCATCGACTTGCGTAGACCCGGACAACAAGAAAAATCCCGGGGCCCCGAAGCCGCTCTACATGGAGCCGCGAGGTTCCAGTTCTCTTCACTACGCGTCAGTGATCTCCGCGCTCGATATCGACGGCGACACCGAGAAGGATAGCTGGGAAAAGCTCCGTACCGACGCGATCTACCAGAACACCTTGCAAACTGCGCGGATGCTCGCGGGCTTACAGGGCGGCGATACTACCATGGCGATCCAGACAAGCCGCCCAAGCCTCGAGGCACGCGCCAACGATGTTGGTATTTCCGTCGAGGATGCGCTTGCTTGCTTCGAAGCGGACCTAGGAACTAGTCCAGCCGAAACTGGACCCACCCCTCCGGCAGGCGAGATCAGCCAGCAAAGCATTCTCGACCAGGAGTTTCCCGTCCTTGCGAACCCCAAGGGACAGAATTCCCGGTGGCTTATAGCCCGGCCGGAGAAGCCAACTTCGCGCTTCGGTCTCGATGAGCTGTTCGAGCGTTTCGTTAGGGTTGAAAGACTCCGTGAGGTCCGTGCATTCCGAGGCTTCCAGCGGCGCAACGTCTCCGAGAAACACGCCATGATCTCGCCCTCGCTGGGACGGCAGCAGCCTGACTGGTTGCCGGCCATGATGGTGCTTGGCGAAGGCGTCTTCTTGGAATTCTCTAATTCCGCGATCGCTGGCTGGAGGAAGGAGAACGAAGAGCAAATCGAGGAGTTCACCCAGTCACACCTCGTGGGTGCCGAGGCGCTGGGATTGCCGGTGCGCATGGGTTTCAACGCGAATCCAACATTCATCATGGTCCACAGTTTTGCCCACTTGCTCCTGAACCAGCTGTCTTTCGACTGCGGATATTCTTCGACCTCGCTAAGGGAGCGAATTTACTGCGGAACGGACTCCGAGCCGTATGCCGGACTGCTCATCTACACGGCCGACTCGGATGCCGAGGGATCTATGGGTGGCCTGAGCGAGATGGGTGCGCCCGAAAGGCTCGAGGATGTCATCTACCGCGCCGTGTCACGCAGCCAATGGTGTTCCGGGGACCCGGTCTGCCGCGAGCTTGACGCGCAAGGTGTCGATGGCTTGAACCGTGCAGCGTGCCACGCGTGTTCGCTTGTCGCGGAGACAAGCTGTACTTTCTCGAACGTACTCCTCGACCGTGTCTTGGTGTCCGGCGACGGACGGAAGAATGGTCGCGGTGTTCGCGAGCCGGTTGGCTACTTCAGCAAGGTTCTAGAGGTCTAA
- a CDS encoding HEPN domain-containing protein has product MVARVANRIRYRQRITELLKKDVGTADDVALELELQAHWAKYNCVLISGYLEQAIKEILLEHVTANSQTRVRRYVETGWPNSKNMKADAIREILDQFDPSWGEKFDGWVKADERKKEVNEIIKWRNDIAHGNEANTNNVTRGSVANKFKVACELVDFVEGLPTTP; this is encoded by the coding sequence ATGGTCGCTCGTGTCGCGAACCGGATTAGGTATCGCCAACGGATAACCGAGCTACTGAAGAAGGACGTCGGAACTGCCGATGACGTCGCCCTTGAGCTTGAGCTCCAAGCGCATTGGGCGAAATACAACTGCGTGCTCATCTCCGGGTATCTCGAGCAAGCGATCAAGGAAATATTGCTCGAACACGTAACCGCAAATTCTCAAACTAGGGTGAGGCGATACGTTGAAACGGGTTGGCCGAACTCAAAGAACATGAAGGCCGATGCTATCCGCGAGATACTCGACCAATTCGACCCCTCTTGGGGAGAAAAATTCGACGGCTGGGTCAAGGCTGATGAGCGCAAAAAGGAAGTGAACGAGATCATCAAGTGGCGCAATGACATTGCCCATGGGAACGAGGCAAATACGAATAACGTCACGCGAGGCTCGGTGGCCAACAAGTTCAAGGTCGCGTGTGAACTGGTAGATTTCGTCGAGGGTTTGCCAACGACGCCATGA
- a CDS encoding AAA family ATPase: MRFPSLSDLDREQRRIYGDAPADGAILVVGPPGTGKTVMAFHRAQKLGKLGQDPHVIMYNKVLAKYTSSRSNVAPDVGVSTMHTWAGKWWKRATGSWPPMIAGDRWAHDWPDICARAINAFQKGASRKFTWGHLIIDEGQDFPPQMYMALGMMLKQMEAHGVAAQVTIFADDNQRLQADRNSRIKDIKDYLFLGAAADRVFNLKKNFRNTRPIAEFAKHFQVGNESGIAELPDADGENPQVVFAANDREIADFIARKAKINPGKQVGVIVYGGTKDVKRAYNQVKTRVGELAKPPHLQMYLSGNSTHTDQSLDFESGNTITFLHAQSAKGLEFDIVFFLGMEGMSVDTSGFLNERMALYVMSSRARSELYIAFKDIDPRAAPPASFRLLPRPSMDLCRYVGLGSLDQSVGVFQEAIEANDDFEEMEAAE, encoded by the coding sequence ATGCGGTTTCCCTCGTTAAGTGATCTCGACCGAGAGCAGCGTCGCATTTACGGCGATGCACCTGCCGACGGTGCGATCTTGGTCGTGGGCCCGCCCGGCACCGGGAAAACGGTCATGGCTTTTCACCGTGCCCAGAAGCTCGGAAAGCTTGGTCAAGATCCGCATGTTATCATGTATAACAAGGTGTTGGCCAAGTACACGTCCAGCAGGTCAAACGTGGCTCCCGATGTTGGCGTGAGCACGATGCATACCTGGGCAGGCAAGTGGTGGAAGCGGGCGACGGGCTCTTGGCCTCCGATGATCGCCGGTGATCGCTGGGCCCACGATTGGCCCGACATATGCGCCCGGGCGATCAATGCATTCCAGAAGGGTGCCAGCCGCAAGTTTACCTGGGGACATCTCATCATCGACGAGGGGCAAGACTTTCCTCCCCAGATGTACATGGCCCTAGGGATGATGCTGAAGCAAATGGAAGCGCACGGTGTCGCGGCGCAGGTGACGATCTTCGCGGACGACAACCAGCGTTTGCAGGCTGACCGGAATAGCCGGATCAAGGATATCAAGGATTACCTTTTCCTCGGTGCCGCGGCCGATCGCGTTTTCAACTTGAAAAAGAACTTTCGCAACACGCGGCCGATCGCCGAGTTTGCCAAGCATTTCCAAGTCGGAAACGAGAGCGGCATAGCGGAACTGCCGGACGCTGATGGTGAGAACCCGCAGGTTGTCTTCGCTGCCAATGACCGTGAAATCGCTGACTTCATTGCGCGAAAGGCGAAGATCAACCCCGGTAAGCAGGTCGGCGTGATCGTCTACGGTGGAACCAAGGACGTAAAGCGGGCCTACAACCAGGTCAAAACGCGGGTTGGCGAGCTGGCCAAGCCCCCGCATTTGCAGATGTACCTCAGCGGAAACAGTACGCACACCGACCAGTCTCTGGACTTTGAAAGTGGCAACACGATTACCTTCCTCCATGCACAGTCTGCCAAGGGTCTAGAATTCGACATCGTTTTCTTCCTCGGCATGGAAGGAATGAGTGTCGATACCTCGGGCTTCTTGAACGAGCGGATGGCACTTTACGTTATGAGTTCCCGTGCCCGTTCCGAGCTCTACATCGCGTTCAAGGACATAGATCCAAGGGCCGCTCCACCCGCATCGTTCCGCTTGCTGCCTCGTCCAAGCATGGACTTGTGCCGGTATGTGGGCCTCGGATCACTCGACCAAAGCGTCGGGGTGTTCCAAGAGGCCATCGAGGCCAACGATGATTTCGAAGAAATGGAGGCAGCCGAGTGA
- a CDS encoding DNA cytosine methyltransferase → MTLDTTTLDKDGTTAAPLTSAAEPTTTRSIYSAVDLFAGCGGLGTGLENAGFTTVFVNELDKDAMATYLRNRGHELGGMRFSDNADLRCHDAHELKGKRLEKLVSDLGSMSEVDLRFEQASLCKLSNLDLVAGGPPCQGYSGIGIRRSYAVDKEALPSNRLYARMTKIIDRLRPRMFLFENVRGLLTSRWTREGSRKIFPDVLEEFRKIPGYEVRWSLVYAKDYGVPQNRPRVLLVGIRKDVLEACSFLDKDADAEDAVACGFLPPPNPGAFPDLVDLLGDLIDPKITKILRSGAFPAGSFETTAYPRKPMNELQEGFRTPPAWAAARAGKLTEQEYSKHKREIVEKFDYMLANGGEIPAHAQTKKFSQRVLKPRWGNGEPNMTATSLPDDYVHFSQPRILTVREWARLQMFPDWYEFSGKRTTGGIRRAGNPLEGNFDREVPKYTQIGNAVPVGLAEAVGKHFRKVLDEAVGTRA, encoded by the coding sequence ATGACTCTAGACACCACGACTCTCGACAAGGACGGGACGACCGCGGCCCCGCTGACTTCCGCCGCAGAACCGACGACGACTCGTTCGATATATTCCGCGGTCGACTTGTTCGCCGGGTGCGGCGGGCTCGGCACCGGGCTCGAGAACGCCGGCTTCACAACGGTCTTCGTTAATGAGCTCGATAAGGACGCGATGGCAACCTACCTGCGCAACCGCGGGCACGAGCTCGGCGGCATGCGTTTCTCTGACAATGCCGACCTTCGCTGCCACGACGCGCACGAGCTCAAGGGCAAGCGGCTCGAGAAGCTGGTCAGCGATCTCGGATCGATGAGCGAGGTCGACTTGCGCTTCGAGCAAGCCAGCCTTTGCAAGCTCAGCAACCTTGACCTCGTTGCCGGCGGCCCTCCTTGCCAAGGATACTCGGGCATCGGGATCAGGCGTTCTTACGCGGTCGACAAGGAAGCCCTGCCTTCCAACCGGCTTTACGCGAGAATGACCAAGATCATCGACCGGCTTCGTCCGCGCATGTTCCTGTTCGAGAACGTGCGCGGGCTCTTGACCTCCCGTTGGACGCGCGAGGGTTCGCGAAAGATCTTCCCGGATGTCTTGGAAGAATTCCGCAAGATCCCCGGCTACGAGGTCCGGTGGTCGCTGGTCTACGCCAAGGATTACGGAGTTCCGCAGAACCGGCCGCGCGTGCTGCTCGTCGGAATTCGCAAGGACGTTCTCGAGGCCTGTAGCTTCCTCGACAAGGACGCGGACGCGGAAGACGCTGTCGCATGCGGGTTCTTGCCGCCGCCGAACCCGGGAGCGTTTCCCGACCTCGTCGACCTGCTTGGCGACCTCATCGATCCCAAGATCACGAAGATCCTGCGGAGCGGTGCATTTCCCGCCGGTTCGTTCGAGACCACTGCGTACCCGCGCAAGCCGATGAACGAATTGCAGGAGGGTTTTCGTACCCCGCCAGCCTGGGCCGCAGCACGGGCAGGCAAGCTGACGGAGCAAGAGTACAGTAAGCACAAGCGCGAGATCGTCGAGAAGTTCGACTACATGCTGGCGAACGGCGGCGAGATACCCGCCCATGCGCAAACCAAGAAATTCTCGCAGCGCGTCTTGAAGCCGCGTTGGGGGAATGGCGAGCCGAACATGACCGCGACCTCGCTTCCGGACGATTACGTCCATTTTAGCCAGCCGCGCATCCTAACCGTGAGGGAATGGGCGCGGCTCCAGATGTTCCCCGATTGGTACGAGTTCTCGGGCAAGCGTACGACGGGTGGTATCCGGCGGGCCGGTAACCCGCTCGAAGGTAACTTCGACCGCGAAGTTCCCAAGTACACACAGATCGGCAATGCCGTGCCCGTTGGCCTCGCCGAGGCCGTCGGCAAGCATTTCCGGAAGGTTCTCGACGAGGCCGTGGGCACCCGTGCTTGA
- a CDS encoding MvaI/BcnI family restriction endonuclease, with translation MLEKSDTDVGDVLATFTRHEIEVALLVPTETGLKKSIMDATANVRDYLLSTGIHDFDDQAQGPENKVVRRAYFVEPDRLVESTVSLYRPQTKSGDPRIWFALLGRYADPYNLLAVFEQEGDLYVVNASRPEVLASLDIAGSPLGHIAAKYRHGEDPVVGELLDALREISAQGFVRTLRPGDTGVGMTLETLLGIAANAEKTPDFKGIELKAKRIKRAPTRSTLFSQSPDWTVSPVGSAWNLLSTFGYHRNGKLRLNCEINAKAPNSLGFMLSVDTEKDWLKQDHVRAEEERRSHVVTWPLEVLRGRLREKHPQTFWVGARCRGKGADEHFHYMQVEHTRAPNVRNFQALLESGVISVDYLMSQRGEKQLVRDHGYLFKIKQKDFPALFPPSNVHVLA, from the coding sequence GTGCTTGAGAAGAGCGACACGGACGTCGGCGATGTCCTCGCCACGTTCACGCGACACGAGATCGAGGTGGCACTCTTGGTCCCCACCGAAACGGGGCTGAAGAAGTCGATCATGGATGCGACCGCCAACGTGCGGGATTACCTCCTGTCGACCGGCATCCATGATTTCGACGACCAGGCGCAAGGCCCGGAGAACAAGGTGGTCCGCAGGGCCTACTTCGTCGAGCCCGATCGCCTCGTGGAATCGACGGTGTCCCTGTATCGTCCCCAGACGAAGTCCGGTGATCCGCGCATCTGGTTTGCCCTCCTCGGGCGCTACGCCGATCCGTACAACCTGCTCGCCGTCTTCGAACAAGAGGGCGACCTCTACGTTGTCAACGCGAGCCGACCCGAGGTCTTGGCCTCGCTCGACATTGCTGGCAGCCCCCTTGGGCATATCGCGGCAAAGTATCGACATGGCGAGGACCCTGTCGTCGGCGAATTGCTCGATGCGCTGAGGGAGATTTCCGCGCAGGGGTTCGTTCGCACGCTGCGTCCGGGCGACACCGGCGTCGGCATGACGTTGGAGACGTTGCTCGGCATCGCTGCCAATGCCGAGAAGACGCCCGACTTCAAGGGGATCGAGCTCAAGGCGAAGCGGATCAAGCGGGCTCCCACCAGGTCCACGCTCTTCTCGCAGTCGCCCGATTGGACCGTCAGCCCGGTCGGCTCGGCGTGGAACCTGCTCAGCACCTTCGGCTACCATCGCAACGGCAAGCTTCGCTTGAATTGCGAGATCAACGCGAAAGCACCAAACTCCCTCGGCTTCATGCTGAGCGTCGACACGGAAAAGGACTGGCTGAAGCAGGACCACGTCCGGGCCGAGGAAGAACGGCGCTCGCACGTGGTCACTTGGCCGCTCGAGGTCTTGAGGGGCAGGCTTCGCGAGAAGCATCCCCAGACATTCTGGGTCGGTGCGCGCTGCCGCGGTAAAGGCGCAGACGAGCATTTCCATTACATGCAGGTCGAACACACGCGCGCCCCGAACGTCCGTAATTTTCAAGCGCTCTTGGAAAGCGGCGTGATCTCGGTCGATTACCTCATGAGCCAGAGGGGCGAGAAGCAACTGGTCAGGGACCACGGCTACCTCTTCAAGATCAAGCAGAAAGACTTCCCGGCACTGTTCCCGCCATCCAATGTCCATGTCCTCGCCTGA